Below is a genomic region from Citrobacter telavivensis.
CACTGATAAATGCTGCGTGCGGTTGAAAATTTAATTCTGATGACATTAAATCAGCCATACGATCAATCAATCCGTCATGAGTCGGGTTTTTGAATGGAAAAATGTCGGCATCTACGAAAAATTTTCCAGCAGCTATACGCTGAATGTTAGCCATATCGACCGCTTCGATATCTTTACTTAAAATCCTTAATTTCTCTGCATCAGGTATATCTACAACATCAATGTATCCATCAGGTAATCCAAGTGCTCTGGTTACATCATCCCAATTATATCCTAAGGAAGTTTTTCCTTCGATTGTAAAAGCTTGGGCTGGGCAAGACGCGAATGGGAAGGCTTCTTGGCATTTAAGTAATAAAGTTGCTAATTTCATCAGTTGCTCTGAACAACATTCACGAATATCTCTCCCTTTCAGTTCGGGGGGGATTTTTTGTGAGTGGCCAACAAAACGATATGTACATAAACCATTTGGCAAAAACCCGCCAATATAAGATACAGGACCCTCTTTTTGCGTTAAATTTCTTAATTCTACAAAAAAACGCATACTCAAATCAGATTTCATTTCTGATTGTTGAAGGCCATACCACGTTGAAAACCCGTCTACACCAGACATAGCCTTTTGGAGGACAAACGTCACACTACGGCTAGCAGAAAGAAAAGCATTGAGTACAAACTGGAATTCTAAACCATCTAAGGTTATTGAACGTTTAAAGAAATATTCTGCTTCCATAAGTTTTTCAACAGGATGACGTAAACTCGTGAAAATATGTGCCATTTCGTATCTCTGCAATCTGAAGGTAATAATAAGATTGTGCTATATGAATATTTTATCATAGCTCATTACAAAAACAGAGTTTGCATTATTACTTAGTAAGTAATCGAAACTCAAGTTCACCACTGCAAAGTAAGGGGCGCTACACCCGGCTATACAGGGGCAGGTTTCTCTCCTGTGCATTTTCCGTTCTCCGTATCTGCTTCCGGTTAATCGTTTCCCAACACAACCCATCCTGCAAGGGTAAATGGCACGCATGCTGCGCCCTTGCAGGACAGAACGATGCCGGGAAAGCGAACCGTCAGGCGATACGAAGACGAAAATTACACACTGACGGAGAAAAAAACATGTCGATTTCCCTGCACACCACCCGGACAAGCGCCCCTAACACCGCAGTGGCGACCAGCGTATCCCCGCTGGACCCGTCAGGCTCCTCAAAAACGAATTTTTCTAAAACCAGAACCGACATTTACCAGACTGTTACTGACAACATCATTGCAGCGCTGGAAGCCGGTGTAAAACCGTGGTCCTGCCCGTGGCAGCGTGTATCCGGCATGTCTGGTTTGCCATCCAATTACGCCACCGGCGTATCCTACAGCGGGATGAACATCATGTTGCTGTGGTGCAGCGCATCTAAGCAGGGTTTCAGCGATTCCCGCTGGATGACCTACAAACAGGCACAGGCAGCAGGTGGGCAGGTTCGCAAGGGTGAACATGGCACTACAGCCATTTTCTATACGACCCTGGAAAAGGAAAACGACGCCGGAGAAGTTGAACAAATCCCGATGTTGAAAACCTTCACTGTGTTTAACATTCAGCAAATTGACGGTTTGCCCCTGATAACTGAAACGGCTAGCCCGGAA
It encodes:
- a CDS encoding DUF1738 domain-containing protein, translated to MSISLHTTRTSAPNTAVATSVSPLDPSGSSKTNFSKTRTDIYQTVTDNIIAALEAGVKPWSCPWQRVSGMSGLPSNYATGVSYSGMNIMLLWCSASKQGFSDSRWMTYKQAQAAGGQVRKGEHGTTAIFYTTLEKENDAGEVEQIPMLKTFTVFNIQQIDGLPLITETASPEATFDPLPQAENLLRKSGANIIEKGQNAFFSPSTDEVWLPERHLFADAANFYATGLHELVHWSGGKKRLNREMKGKFGSADYAEEELVAELGSAFLMADLGIDGEVQHESYIASWLKALKNDKRYIFKAASAASKAHCYLMNKL